The following proteins come from a genomic window of Gimesia chilikensis:
- a CDS encoding glycogen-binding domain-containing protein, translated as MSKRKTKSTKFNCHAPDAEVVFLAGTFNDWQMDATPMTTDGKGNWTTELKLPPGRSEYKFVVDGQWCCEPNCQTSDECPKCVPNDFGTLNRFVDVV; from the coding sequence ATGTCAAAACGAAAAACAAAATCGACGAAGTTTAACTGCCACGCACCAGACGCTGAAGTTGTGTTTTTGGCCGGTACATTCAATGACTGGCAAATGGATGCAACACCGATGACAACGGACGGCAAAGGTAACTGGACTACCGAATTGAAATTACCACCCGGGAGGAGTGAATATAAGTTCGTCGTGGACGGCCAGTGGTGCTGTGAGCCAAACTGCCAGACTTCGGACGAATGCCCCAAATGTGTTCCGAATGACTTCGGCACGCTGAACCGGTTCGTCGATGTCGTATGA
- a CDS encoding TolC family protein, protein MAMKYTVHFLSLFLLLNGCKSAQQIHDPGYAQVSQAVHQAAYSPTQETVNPVAADLEGPHSVEEYIQYALSQNPDIQAARKRVEANAYQVPVASSLQDPNLGMTFYPEQVQTAAGPQEFALNISQKFPARGKLNAQGELAESQTNETRAQLAAVELATVAKVKRAYYELYFIQQTINVTEADKQLLVEIRDVANVRYKTGKVSQQDLLRAELEISNVENELIRLEQKLVSGQAKLARLLHISPQTKLLALEHIEPGSLPADLDWLQRQAIASRPELHAQLATLEKDRQALNLARLAYKPDVTLGATWIDVGSTGVSPVANGNDSFLITAGINLPVYRKKLDSAVRSAEAKAVSTARTYDSLKDETLEEVADLFAQAKSQQDLLTLFSEDILPKARQTLEVSSQAYNTGEVDFLQLVDNWRELLRFEVSYLRLEASLGQSLAELERVIGGIDTQALQPIPAAPEALDNLPLPVEP, encoded by the coding sequence ATGGCCATGAAGTATACAGTTCATTTTTTAAGCTTGTTTCTACTATTGAACGGTTGTAAATCTGCGCAGCAGATCCACGACCCCGGGTACGCTCAAGTTTCCCAGGCTGTTCATCAAGCCGCATACTCGCCGACTCAAGAGACAGTCAATCCAGTCGCTGCTGATTTGGAGGGGCCCCATTCGGTTGAAGAATATATTCAGTACGCATTATCTCAAAACCCGGATATCCAGGCTGCCCGAAAACGTGTCGAAGCCAATGCTTATCAAGTCCCTGTTGCTTCAAGCTTGCAAGACCCAAATCTGGGGATGACGTTTTATCCGGAACAGGTCCAGACCGCTGCTGGCCCTCAGGAGTTTGCCTTGAATATATCACAGAAGTTCCCAGCTCGCGGGAAACTGAATGCACAGGGAGAACTGGCTGAATCACAGACAAACGAGACAAGAGCCCAACTGGCAGCAGTCGAACTAGCCACAGTTGCTAAAGTAAAACGAGCCTATTACGAACTCTATTTTATTCAGCAGACTATTAATGTAACTGAGGCAGATAAACAATTATTAGTCGAGATTCGTGACGTAGCTAACGTACGTTACAAGACAGGAAAAGTCAGTCAGCAGGACTTGTTGCGTGCTGAACTGGAAATCTCGAATGTCGAAAATGAATTGATTCGTCTGGAACAAAAGCTAGTGAGTGGTCAGGCAAAACTTGCTCGTTTGTTGCATATTTCACCTCAGACAAAATTACTGGCACTCGAACATATCGAACCGGGATCTCTACCTGCCGACTTAGACTGGCTGCAACGTCAGGCGATAGCCTCTCGTCCTGAGTTGCATGCACAATTAGCAACACTCGAAAAAGACAGGCAAGCTCTAAACTTGGCGCGCCTTGCGTATAAACCGGATGTCACTTTGGGGGCCACCTGGATCGATGTCGGATCTACCGGTGTCAGTCCTGTTGCCAACGGAAACGATTCATTTTTAATCACGGCAGGAATTAACCTGCCGGTTTACAGAAAAAAGTTGGATTCAGCAGTTCGCTCCGCAGAGGCAAAAGCAGTATCAACGGCCCGAACTTATGATTCATTGAAAGACGAAACACTTGAAGAAGTCGCGGACCTATTTGCTCAAGCCAAAAGCCAGCAGGATCTGTTAACTCTGTTCAGTGAAGATATTCTCCCCAAAGCCCGCCAGACACTGGAAGTCTCCAGCCAGGCCTATAACACCGGAGAAGTCGACTTTTTACAGTTGGTGGATAACTGGAGAGAATTGCTGCGGTTTGAGGTGAGTTACCTGCGGCTCGAAGCTTCATTAGGACAATCGCTGGCAGAATTAGAACGAGTCATTGGTGGAATTGATACCCAGGCTTTGCAACCCATACCGGCAGCACCTGAAGCTTTAGATAATTTACCTTTACCTGTAGAACCATAA
- a CDS encoding PP2C family protein-serine/threonine phosphatase produces MSALFTRITAIKNKPRTIRFQLLLSVNITLSIALICLLILQYHREMQNATDQMRTGLNDESIAIQSAVSHLIQDHSHGDVQGYIDRVCSEMRKSASPGHQIIVSMHGTYLKAGNSSPESRSILSQYDFSKPQSIQWNEFSQHQLVVGHQSGEEASVFVIETLKNVRRAIRKKVLIQLAVLGILGLLAAGIVNYVLLKIVGRPLSQLLKTVENITSGQLGAVAPSFSSSEINQLSTAINSMSMSLNDNDRDRRYQMEKARKIQQYLLPQGVQIPGLETAHIFEPADSVAGDYYDFLPLSDGSWLICIADVSGHGVPAAMGAAMLKSLLLAASEKSPFDLIRIIKEVNRQFAATILPGNFASMFLARWKPESRALSWVSAGHLPGILIRDSGSLDSLKSTGLLIGLDANAEWEQLDTVLSPGDRILLFSDGVTESANSKGDLFGLARLTSWFSLVNERPLIVAIMKINEVIAEWRCNSSPNDDLTLLALKCELVPHLKNSEHQASTVYEEVQSVPQ; encoded by the coding sequence ATGTCAGCATTATTTACCAGAATAACTGCCATTAAGAATAAACCTCGAACGATCAGGTTTCAGTTACTGCTGTCCGTTAATATCACACTCAGTATCGCACTAATTTGTCTCTTGATATTGCAATATCATAGGGAGATGCAAAATGCGACAGATCAAATGCGAACCGGCTTGAATGATGAATCTATTGCGATTCAGTCCGCCGTTTCACATTTGATACAAGATCATAGTCATGGTGACGTCCAGGGGTATATTGATAGAGTCTGCTCGGAGATGCGAAAGTCGGCTTCTCCCGGTCATCAAATCATAGTTAGCATGCATGGCACTTACCTGAAAGCTGGAAATTCTTCTCCTGAGAGCAGATCAATATTATCTCAATACGATTTTTCAAAACCACAATCGATTCAATGGAACGAATTCAGTCAACACCAGCTTGTCGTCGGACATCAGTCTGGTGAAGAAGCAAGTGTATTTGTAATTGAAACATTAAAAAATGTGCGCCGTGCGATACGAAAGAAGGTTCTAATTCAGCTTGCCGTTCTGGGAATATTAGGATTGTTGGCTGCTGGCATCGTCAATTACGTGCTCTTAAAGATTGTGGGTAGGCCATTAAGTCAATTGTTGAAGACAGTCGAAAATATAACTTCCGGACAATTAGGGGCTGTCGCCCCGTCATTCTCCAGTAGTGAAATCAATCAGCTATCAACGGCCATCAATTCCATGAGTATGTCACTAAATGATAATGACCGCGACCGTCGTTATCAGATGGAGAAGGCACGAAAGATACAACAGTATTTACTACCCCAAGGTGTTCAGATTCCGGGTCTTGAAACAGCACACATTTTTGAACCGGCGGACAGCGTTGCTGGAGATTACTACGATTTTTTACCACTATCGGACGGATCATGGTTAATTTGCATAGCTGATGTAAGTGGTCACGGTGTTCCAGCCGCGATGGGAGCAGCGATGTTGAAATCACTACTATTGGCCGCTTCAGAAAAATCCCCATTCGATCTGATCCGGATAATAAAAGAAGTAAATCGTCAGTTTGCGGCAACGATCCTACCAGGCAATTTTGCTTCAATGTTTCTTGCACGTTGGAAACCTGAATCGCGTGCCTTATCATGGGTCAGTGCAGGTCATCTTCCTGGGATTCTGATAAGAGATTCCGGATCACTCGATTCCCTTAAAAGCACGGGGTTATTAATTGGACTAGATGCAAATGCCGAATGGGAACAATTAGACACCGTTCTGTCACCGGGCGATCGGATCTTACTCTTCAGTGATGGCGTGACAGAATCTGCCAACTCTAAAGGCGATCTCTTCGGGTTAGCACGATTAACATCCTGGTTCTCTCTAGTGAATGAGAGGCCGCTCATTGTCGCTATCATGAAAATCAATGAAGTGATAGCTGAGTGGCGTTGTAATTCTTCGCCGAATGATGACCTGACATTGTTGGCGCTAAAATGTGAATTGGTTCCACATCTGAAAAATTCTGAGCATCAGGCATCCACAGTTTACGAGGAAGTTCAGTCAGTCCCTCAGTAA
- a CDS encoding ion channel: protein MTNQAIDREVHYRFGKFSYLLCSILTLLIGTAFTGSSRVSVIFFCLLFSAVLLTAVISICQRHKTLGIGLTIVFLMLAMNVSSFLFHSDSLTILHNILVIIFLAFVFYHVLSAVFDDNQVTLDTIIGTVCLYLLAGLFWAYLYSMIIVIDPAAFRYDLVSSTSETVTLSNSNLQPLIYLSFVTMATLGYGDIIPESGPAQTACYLQAVFSQFYFAILVSRLVSLYISSVSRENQDRLNSQS from the coding sequence ATGACGAACCAAGCAATTGACCGGGAAGTACACTATCGATTTGGTAAGTTCTCATATTTACTTTGCTCTATACTGACATTACTGATAGGAACAGCCTTTACAGGTAGCAGTAGAGTCTCTGTGATTTTCTTCTGCCTGTTGTTTTCAGCGGTCCTGCTGACAGCAGTTATCTCAATTTGTCAGCGTCACAAGACATTAGGCATTGGTCTGACGATCGTATTCCTGATGCTGGCTATGAATGTCAGCAGTTTTCTTTTTCACAGTGATTCCCTAACGATCCTCCATAACATTTTGGTGATCATTTTCCTGGCGTTTGTCTTCTACCATGTACTCAGTGCCGTTTTTGATGACAATCAAGTGACATTGGATACAATTATCGGGACGGTCTGTCTCTATTTGCTGGCTGGACTGTTCTGGGCGTACTTATACTCAATGATCATAGTCATTGATCCAGCTGCATTTCGGTATGACCTGGTAAGCTCTACATCCGAAACAGTCACTTTAAGTAACTCAAACTTACAACCATTGATTTATTTATCGTTCGTGACTATGGCGACACTGGGCTATGGAGATATCATTCCTGAATCCGGGCCAGCTCAAACAGCCTGTTATCTTCAGGCTGTCTTTAGCCAGTTCTATTTTGCAATCCTGGTTTCAAGATTAGTTTCGCTATATATCTCGTCGGTATCTCGTGAAAATCAAGATCGCTTAAATAGCCAGTCCTGA
- a CDS encoding efflux RND transporter periplasmic adaptor subunit → MNNSNKSEICAVDNAASQRKQETRHWWIRLLVQPALFLLCGALLIAGLGVAQQMGFITAGGGGHSHGSALSKAIKYICPMMCTPPQSEPGRCPVCAMELVPATSDGSNSDPRAVHIDPAARRIANIQTATVQSLPLTHTIHSVGELGYDEGNLKTLSAYVDGRIERLYADFTGVEVKQGDHLAYIYSPLLYSSQVELLLAKKALKHSRSATLQRVIQTNENLYQSSKQRLVELGMTMSQIDEIEKTGTANSRMHLCAPISGTVIKKQAIEGQYVKEGQVIYQLADLSQLWLMLELFPEDAAAIRYGQKVEAIIQSQPDETISGRVAFIDPQVDPQTRTVGVRIVIPNLQGQLRVGDYARATISLPAGSKAKSSGIYDSELADCWICPRHPHIIAKASGKCPLSGQDLVPTSQYGYVSQSFAESEALTVPRDAVLMAGEHSVLYVETKPGRFEIRNVVLGPICGEQIVILKGVTQGEQVATRGNFLIDSQMQLAGNPSLIDPTRAEPLPDEGLSETMLATLSKLPKTDQKLVENQRICPVTMMYLGSMGAPPKVDVNGETVFICCEGCRESLLEHPQKYLEIIKTADASKNQFDSGNDMELPPLDMPEIMEFDDSLPPIDMPMDMEIEHESLKLKPPRPVTPQTAAGQNKKARQ, encoded by the coding sequence ATGAATAATTCTAATAAAAGTGAGATCTGCGCTGTAGATAATGCAGCCTCTCAGCGCAAACAGGAGACACGCCATTGGTGGATTCGACTACTGGTACAACCAGCACTGTTTCTGCTGTGTGGGGCACTGTTGATCGCCGGACTGGGAGTCGCCCAGCAGATGGGATTTATTACTGCAGGCGGAGGAGGCCATAGTCACGGTTCTGCTCTCAGCAAAGCCATCAAATATATTTGTCCGATGATGTGCACCCCGCCTCAATCAGAACCCGGCCGGTGTCCGGTGTGTGCAATGGAGCTTGTGCCCGCGACTTCCGATGGCTCGAACTCAGATCCCCGCGCAGTCCACATTGATCCCGCTGCCAGACGGATTGCCAATATTCAAACCGCAACGGTCCAATCACTCCCTCTGACTCATACAATCCATTCCGTGGGTGAATTGGGCTATGACGAAGGCAACCTTAAAACACTGTCTGCCTATGTGGACGGTCGTATTGAACGACTCTATGCCGACTTCACCGGTGTCGAAGTCAAACAGGGAGATCATCTGGCATATATTTACTCGCCCCTGCTTTATTCGAGTCAGGTCGAGCTGCTTCTGGCAAAAAAAGCGTTAAAGCACAGTCGCTCTGCCACACTTCAGCGGGTGATCCAGACTAACGAAAATCTCTATCAGAGTTCGAAACAGAGGTTAGTCGAACTTGGCATGACAATGTCACAGATCGACGAAATCGAAAAAACGGGCACTGCTAATAGCCGAATGCATTTATGTGCCCCCATCAGTGGAACGGTGATCAAAAAACAGGCCATCGAAGGCCAGTATGTCAAAGAAGGTCAGGTCATCTATCAGTTGGCCGATCTTTCGCAGTTGTGGCTGATGCTCGAGCTGTTTCCTGAAGATGCTGCAGCGATCCGTTACGGACAGAAAGTCGAGGCGATTATCCAGTCTCAGCCCGATGAGACCATTTCCGGCCGTGTGGCGTTTATCGATCCTCAGGTCGATCCCCAGACTCGTACGGTGGGTGTGCGGATTGTGATACCGAATCTACAAGGACAGTTACGCGTCGGAGATTATGCACGCGCGACGATCTCCCTTCCTGCGGGAAGCAAAGCAAAGTCAAGCGGCATCTATGATTCCGAGTTAGCGGATTGTTGGATTTGTCCGCGACATCCTCATATTATCGCCAAAGCCTCCGGTAAGTGCCCTCTGTCAGGCCAAGATCTGGTTCCCACGTCGCAGTATGGTTATGTGTCGCAGTCATTTGCTGAGAGTGAAGCGCTCACAGTGCCCCGCGATGCGGTTCTGATGGCGGGCGAACACAGTGTGCTCTATGTCGAAACCAAGCCAGGTCGCTTTGAGATACGCAACGTCGTACTCGGTCCGATCTGTGGTGAGCAGATCGTGATCCTGAAAGGGGTGACACAAGGGGAACAGGTGGCGACCAGGGGGAACTTCCTGATCGATTCGCAGATGCAGTTGGCGGGTAATCCTTCTCTGATTGATCCGACTCGGGCCGAACCGCTGCCGGATGAAGGCCTGTCGGAAACGATGTTGGCCACGCTTTCGAAACTCCCTAAAACAGACCAAAAACTGGTCGAAAATCAACGGATTTGTCCGGTAACCATGATGTATCTAGGTTCGATGGGCGCACCTCCCAAAGTAGACGTGAATGGAGAAACTGTTTTCATCTGTTGTGAAGGCTGCCGCGAAAGTCTTTTGGAACATCCTCAGAAATATCTGGAAATAATCAAAACTGCAGATGCATCGAAGAATCAGTTCGACTCAGGGAATGATATGGAACTCCCCCCCCTGGATATGCCTGAAATCATGGAATTTGACGACAGCCTGCCCCCAATTGATATGCCTATGGACATGGAAATAGAACACGAATCTTTGAAACTGAAACCACCACGGCCCGTCACACCACAAACAGCCGCCGGACAGAATAAGAAGGCTCGACAATGA
- a CDS encoding cation:proton antiporter, producing MDIKSVTIIALGIILFGLVSARLRQSVVTAPMVFVLFGLLIGDAGFRLLEFQLANNAIYFLAELTLVIVLFTDASRIDLKLLYREHNLPVRLLTIGLPLSIAFGTLIAWLLFQELGFWQAAVLATIVTPTDAALAHVVVTNKLVPIRIRQSISVESGLNDGLCLPLFLIFLCGARVAEHPESTAYWVRFTAMQVGLGPLVGIGVGYVGGKLIEHASRREWISHSFLELTTLALALLSFGAAELVGGNGFIAAFCAGLTIGNVSRALCGAVREFAETEGQLLTLLVFLVFGAVLLPQAFANITFLGFFYSIMGLTVLRMLPVAVSLVGTRLRRDTRLFVGWFGPRGVASIVFALVLMEEIAIPARQEVFAVAMATVALSVFSHGLTAYPAAKWYARRTTATKKLGAAAEHESINEMPFHRY from the coding sequence ATGGACATAAAATCTGTCACCATTATCGCCTTGGGAATCATTCTCTTCGGTCTTGTTTCGGCGCGATTGCGGCAGAGTGTCGTCACTGCACCAATGGTCTTCGTCTTATTCGGTCTGTTGATTGGAGATGCGGGCTTTCGCCTACTCGAATTCCAACTGGCAAACAACGCAATATATTTTCTTGCTGAACTGACTTTGGTCATAGTCCTGTTCACAGACGCATCGCGGATCGACCTGAAACTGCTGTACAGGGAACATAATCTGCCGGTCCGGTTACTGACGATTGGACTGCCGCTTAGTATTGCTTTCGGTACCCTTATCGCTTGGTTGTTATTCCAAGAACTGGGTTTTTGGCAGGCCGCTGTATTGGCGACGATTGTGACGCCAACTGATGCCGCTTTGGCCCATGTTGTGGTTACGAATAAATTAGTACCGATTCGAATTCGCCAAAGCATCAGCGTCGAAAGTGGTTTGAATGATGGGCTATGTCTACCACTGTTTCTGATCTTTTTGTGCGGCGCACGTGTGGCTGAGCATCCAGAGTCGACCGCGTATTGGGTTCGTTTTACCGCGATGCAAGTCGGCCTTGGTCCACTGGTCGGCATCGGAGTTGGCTACGTCGGGGGTAAACTGATTGAGCATGCGTCACGACGCGAGTGGATCAGTCATTCGTTTCTCGAACTCACGACACTCGCCCTAGCACTGCTCTCTTTTGGTGCAGCCGAGTTAGTCGGCGGCAACGGTTTCATTGCGGCCTTCTGTGCAGGACTGACCATCGGAAACGTCTCGCGAGCACTCTGCGGCGCAGTTCGCGAATTCGCAGAGACCGAAGGGCAGTTACTAACGTTGCTGGTATTTCTAGTTTTTGGTGCCGTCCTGCTGCCGCAGGCCTTTGCCAACATCACATTCCTTGGGTTTTTCTACAGTATTATGGGATTGACTGTGCTAAGGATGCTGCCTGTGGCAGTGAGCCTTGTGGGAACACGGCTGCGACGGGATACACGTTTGTTTGTCGGCTGGTTCGGACCACGCGGAGTTGCATCGATTGTATTTGCTTTGGTGCTGATGGAAGAAATTGCTATCCCTGCTCGGCAGGAGGTCTTCGCAGTAGCCATGGCGACGGTGGCTTTAAGTGTGTTCAGTCACGGATTAACTGCCTATCCTGCAGCGAAATGGTATGCTCGTCGCACAACGGCCACGAAGAAATTGGGTGCAGCCGCTGAGCACGAATCAATCAACGAAATGCCGTTTCACCGATACTGA
- a CDS encoding efflux RND transporter permease subunit, whose protein sequence is MIHSVLDFCLRQRLLIVLLSVALLGYGWYSAQQVPIDAIPNVGENQVIVLTEWAGRSPKDVEDQITYPLSIALQAVPGSKSVRGKSMFGFSFVQVTFDDDVDFYWARSRVAEQLTTVNGSLPEGVVPTLAPDATALGQIFYYVLEPPKDMDLAELRSKQDFFIKYALQSVDGVAEVASIGGYVKQYQIEVDPDELRYHNIPLSKVIDSVKASNIDVGAKTVETGGMEFIVRGKGFIGADKTEQETIEQINSTVITVSKGVPIRISDVAQVQTGPAFRRGALDFNGHESVGGVVVMRYGENPRKVIERVQSKIDSLETELGGIKIHGVYDRSVLIDETVSTLTEALIHETIITIAVMVLFLLHIRASIIIAITLPMAVLMSFIAMKTFGVDANIMSLAGIAIAIGTMVDMGIIILENIYGSLSDWEANGSAGGPQQRLTVIRDSAAEVIPAVITAVSTTIISFLPVFFLTGRDHRLFAPLAWTKTFALVSSLIVAVIVLPMLCRIFLRSSQIPRWGQLAAGAGVGCLTAALCWFVWGDHIAEGSSLTLYAATVFAAVAGFLLGWWVTCEKIRSMEENPASRFVRFLYAGRLRMALRHKLLMLSIPAMIMVLGAGAWLGLPTVLRPLEQVVSLLGADLNEVPGYVDAKHFFTGLKSDDWIALDEGSWFYMPSLYPAASFSQTMEILQAQDTLIKEIPEVQNVLGKIGRAESALDPAPAAMVETYVMLKPRAEWREGITARQIWDEINKVATLPGVTPASPLQPIEGRVVMLQSGIKASMAIRVYGDDLEGLSKASLAVAKNLKQNHYVNAGTVNPDIVMGKPYYEFEVDREEAARYGMTTMMVNQIVSAGLGGIDVTTTVEGRERYPIQVRFERSVRKDLDDLRQVSVVTHGGDIVPLERLADVTTTWGPGAINSEDARLVAHVAFSPSGASGDLETVDEVMSALRAARENGTLTFPDGNFELQAVGSFQNQIEANRRLMWIIPTVLLVNLLIIYLSFQDLAIAAIVFSGIPVAFAGGMIAVAWMGVDMNTAVWVGFIALFGIAVDDGVVMATYIQQTLKRRSVTSIADLREAIYEAGLKRIRPCVMTTLTTIFALLPVLISQGRGADVARAMALPVLGGMLVEPFTTFIVPTIYCAYLEFKIRVGLQGHVLCQDQQQSGSQNSSFDPALTGPVS, encoded by the coding sequence ATGATTCACAGCGTACTCGATTTTTGCCTCCGTCAACGACTCCTGATTGTACTACTGTCCGTTGCTCTGCTCGGTTATGGCTGGTACTCGGCGCAACAGGTTCCCATCGATGCGATTCCCAATGTGGGCGAAAACCAGGTAATCGTGCTCACTGAATGGGCCGGACGGTCTCCGAAAGATGTGGAAGACCAGATTACATATCCACTTTCGATTGCGTTACAGGCGGTACCGGGTTCCAAAAGTGTCCGTGGCAAAAGCATGTTCGGCTTTAGCTTCGTGCAGGTTACGTTTGACGATGATGTCGATTTCTACTGGGCCCGTTCTCGTGTGGCAGAACAACTGACTACAGTCAACGGTTCTCTACCGGAGGGTGTGGTTCCAACACTCGCACCAGATGCCACTGCTTTAGGACAAATATTCTACTATGTGCTTGAGCCGCCAAAAGATATGGATCTGGCTGAGTTGAGATCGAAGCAGGACTTCTTTATTAAGTACGCGCTCCAGTCAGTAGACGGTGTGGCAGAGGTGGCTTCGATTGGCGGCTATGTGAAACAGTATCAGATCGAAGTTGACCCGGATGAACTCCGCTACCATAACATCCCGCTCAGCAAGGTAATTGATTCGGTCAAGGCATCAAACATCGACGTCGGCGCCAAGACCGTCGAGACGGGCGGGATGGAATTCATTGTTCGCGGCAAGGGTTTTATCGGTGCGGATAAAACGGAACAGGAAACCATCGAACAGATCAACAGTACGGTGATCACCGTCAGCAAAGGCGTGCCGATTCGTATCAGCGACGTAGCCCAGGTCCAGACCGGTCCTGCCTTCCGACGCGGTGCCCTGGATTTTAATGGACATGAATCCGTGGGGGGGGTGGTGGTGATGCGCTATGGTGAGAACCCCCGTAAAGTGATCGAGCGTGTTCAGTCCAAAATTGATTCTCTGGAGACGGAGTTGGGTGGAATAAAAATACATGGCGTCTACGATCGGAGTGTCTTGATCGACGAGACGGTTTCCACGCTGACCGAAGCGTTAATTCATGAAACGATCATCACCATCGCGGTTATGGTTCTGTTTCTGCTGCACATCCGCGCCAGCATCATTATTGCCATCACACTGCCCATGGCGGTGCTGATGTCGTTCATTGCCATGAAAACTTTTGGTGTCGATGCCAATATCATGTCGCTGGCAGGTATCGCGATTGCGATCGGCACGATGGTCGATATGGGGATTATCATTCTGGAAAACATCTATGGCAGCCTGTCCGACTGGGAAGCCAACGGTTCTGCGGGTGGTCCCCAGCAGCGGCTGACCGTCATCCGTGATTCAGCCGCTGAGGTGATCCCCGCCGTAATCACCGCCGTCAGTACGACGATCATCAGCTTTCTACCCGTCTTTTTTCTGACCGGCCGTGATCATAGACTGTTCGCTCCACTTGCCTGGACTAAGACGTTCGCGCTGGTGTCCAGCCTGATTGTAGCGGTGATCGTGCTGCCGATGCTCTGTCGGATCTTTCTCCGCAGTTCGCAAATCCCCCGCTGGGGACAACTGGCGGCAGGCGCGGGCGTAGGCTGTCTCACAGCCGCCCTCTGTTGGTTTGTCTGGGGAGACCACATCGCCGAAGGGTCGTCGTTGACCCTGTATGCGGCAACTGTCTTTGCTGCGGTAGCCGGTTTTCTGCTGGGCTGGTGGGTAACGTGCGAGAAAATTCGTTCCATGGAAGAGAATCCCGCCAGTCGTTTTGTGCGGTTTCTGTATGCGGGCCGGCTCAGGATGGCGCTACGGCATAAGCTGCTGATGCTCTCTATCCCCGCGATGATCATGGTTCTGGGGGCAGGCGCCTGGTTGGGCTTGCCGACGGTGTTACGTCCCCTGGAACAGGTCGTCTCGCTACTCGGAGCAGACCTTAACGAGGTGCCCGGCTATGTGGATGCGAAACACTTTTTTACGGGACTGAAGTCGGATGACTGGATTGCCCTGGATGAAGGCAGCTGGTTCTATATGCCCAGCCTGTATCCAGCTGCCAGTTTCTCTCAGACGATGGAGATCTTGCAGGCCCAGGATACGTTGATCAAAGAGATCCCGGAAGTGCAAAATGTACTGGGTAAAATTGGTCGCGCGGAATCTGCACTCGACCCGGCACCAGCGGCAATGGTCGAAACTTATGTCATGCTCAAGCCCCGCGCCGAATGGCGGGAAGGGATAACCGCAAGACAGATCTGGGACGAAATCAACAAAGTGGCTACCCTGCCGGGGGTAACACCGGCTTCACCTCTGCAGCCGATCGAAGGACGTGTCGTCATGCTGCAGAGCGGCATCAAGGCCTCAATGGCGATTCGGGTTTACGGCGACGATTTGGAGGGCTTGTCAAAAGCATCGCTGGCAGTCGCAAAAAACCTGAAGCAGAACCATTATGTCAACGCGGGAACCGTCAATCCCGACATTGTGATGGGCAAGCCTTACTATGAATTCGAAGTCGACCGGGAAGAAGCCGCCCGCTATGGCATGACGACGATGATGGTAAATCAGATCGTGTCTGCCGGGTTAGGAGGAATCGATGTCACTACGACAGTGGAAGGTCGCGAACGCTACCCGATACAGGTCCGTTTTGAACGGAGCGTCCGCAAGGATCTGGATGATTTACGTCAGGTATCCGTGGTGACACACGGCGGAGATATTGTGCCCCTGGAACGTCTGGCAGACGTTACTACGACCTGGGGGCCAGGGGCGATTAACAGCGAAGATGCCCGTCTCGTTGCCCACGTCGCATTCTCTCCTTCAGGTGCTTCTGGGGATCTGGAAACCGTTGATGAGGTGATGTCTGCATTACGGGCTGCTCGGGAAAACGGGACACTGACCTTTCCCGATGGAAATTTCGAGTTACAGGCTGTGGGGTCGTTTCAGAACCAGATCGAAGCCAACCGGCGACTGATGTGGATCATTCCCACAGTACTGCTGGTTAATCTGTTGATTATCTATTTGAGTTTTCAAGATCTGGCCATCGCGGCGATCGTCTTTTCGGGGATTCCGGTGGCCTTTGCCGGTGGAATGATTGCTGTAGCATGGATGGGCGTGGATATGAATACCGCAGTTTGGGTCGGATTTATCGCTCTGTTTGGTATTGCGGTTGACGATGGCGTGGTGATGGCTACCTACATTCAGCAGACACTGAAACGCCGTTCGGTTACCAGCATCGCTGACTTACGCGAAGCCATCTATGAAGCAGGGCTGAAACGCATTCGCCCTTGTGTAATGACGACGTTGACCACGATTTTTGCCCTGCTGCCAGTATTGATTTCGCAGGGGCGCGGGGCAGATGTGGCCCGCGCGATGGCACTGCCTGTGCTGGGTGGCATGCTGGTCGAACCTTTCACTACATTCATCGTCCCTACCATCTATTGTGCATACCTGGAATTCAAAATTAGAGTGGGGCTGCAGGGACACGTGCTCTGTCAGGATCAACAACAGTCTGGATCGCAGAATTCGTCGTTCGATCCAGCACTTACCGGGCCCGTTTCCTAG